TTATAAGAAAGAAATGGACCTGGCAGGCACCACAATACGATCACCTGTTTCAAGAACAAGGTCATCCTCGGGCTTCCCACTCTTCATCAACTTCTCACCATTTACAAGGAATTTCTTCTCCTGACCATCCTTATCCCGCCGCACCACTGAGATTTTGTCGCCCCGCGCAAACCGCGGAAGACCCCCGATTTTGAACAACAAATACATCAGCGTACAGGGTTCGTTTTCACTGAACTCAATCACCCCGCGCCGCGGAACCTCGCCCAACAAAATAACCCGCTTCCCGCCCACCCCGGTCATAACGGAATCCTGCGTCGCCCCTTTTGACTCACTCGAAGGGGTAAACACATAAACGAGATCATCATTTCGCAGAAAAATATCAGGCACCTTCATTTGGCCGTCCTCGGTGGTCAGCGAATACACTTCCCCTTCGGCCGCCGCCCCAAACGGGGTTTTCGCCCCACCCCGCACGATCTTCACCCGGCTGTTATCACGGCTCGCGCGCAATCCACCCGCTCGCCTCAACGCCTCATTCAAAGAAATGGTGGCCCCAGGCCCGATCTTGATTTCTCCGGGCATTTCAACATGCCCGCTCACCGTAACCCGGTCGTAGGACGCTTTCGCCAATTTCACGGAAACGGTCGCATTCTTTAAATAACGTCCCTCTAAAACCCGCTTTATCTCTGCCTCGGCCTGCTCAACACTCAAATCCGGCAGAAAGACCAACCCCACATAACCAAAATCAATTGCCGAGGCATCATTGACCATATAACGCCCACTTAAACTGGGGTCTTCTGTAACGGCCACCCACAGAACGGAATCAGGCTGAATAGTAGCAATGGACGGTTTCGGCATAACCGGCTTGCCTTCCAAGGGGGGCGGGATGACTGGCGGAGCCACTTCATTCGTCCTCACTCCCGCCGGCTGAACCGGCATAGGCGCCCCTCCAGCCGTAGCCACAGCCCCCCCCTCAACCGGCACGGGCTGAGAGACCGGCACAGATACGACGGGAGCAGATGCAACCGGAACAGGTACTGCGGGAACAACTACCGGAGGAAGAACTGGCTGAACGAACGGAGCAGGCCTCACCACCACAGGCGACGGTTGGGCCACCGAAACCGTGCCGCCCGCAGGAATTGACACGGAAGCAGGCGCAACAACAGAAACTGGTGCGGATTGCGGCAGGGATACGGTTTGACTTGGCGGTCGCTGCGTTTCTGCCGACGGAATCGATCCGACAGCGCCATATTCCTGCATCGCCTCTGCCAATACGCTCGCCACGTAATCATCTTCGGGAGTAGAGGTCACACAGCCAGACAACAGCATACAAAACGCCAGACATGCGCCCAAAGTATTGA
The DNA window shown above is from bacterium and carries:
- a CDS encoding polysaccharide biosynthesis/export family protein, with amino-acid sequence MLLSGCVTSTPEDDYVASVLAEAMQEYGAVGSIPSAETQRPPSQTVSLPQSAPVSVVAPASVSIPAGGTVSVAQPSPVVVRPAPFVQPVLPPVVVPAVPVPVASAPVVSVPVSQPVPVEGGAVATAGGAPMPVQPAGVRTNEVAPPVIPPPLEGKPVMPKPSIATIQPDSVLWVAVTEDPSLSGRYMVNDASAIDFGYVGLVFLPDLSVEQAEAEIKRVLEGRYLKNATVSVKLAKASYDRVTVSGHVEMPGEIKIGPGATISLNEALRRAGGLRASRDNSRVKIVRGGAKTPFGAAAEGEVYSLTTEDGQMKVPDIFLRNDDLVYVFTPSSESKGATQDSVMTGVGGKRVILLGEVPRRGVIEFSENEPCTLMYLLFKIGGLPRFARGDKISVVRRDKDGQEKKFLVNGEKLMKSGKPEDDLVLETGDRIVVPARSISFL